Proteins co-encoded in one Spirosoma endbachense genomic window:
- a CDS encoding LytR/AlgR family response regulator transcription factor has translation MAPLTRQQHRYARLIAVPVAAFVASHLVFYRHFPYEISYQFPWAYFLTVSTVMLSCWEVNLAVFRYLDQRSPFYRNPVRRVQQQILLGGIATMLTFSVVFPVAIRLYSGNWPSLPIVTSGVFVCATIATVVNGAYVGLYLLQTIYLEKQQSTDEVNAQLKQLQLPSSPSSILIETGTRQIRLVPDEIAYFYSTGGVVLLTRADGQQVTTAYNSFNKLENQLPAAFFQLNRQFIVHLNAIRSVQDDSNQKLIVDLVPALHKNQPYEQVVISRYRRAEFKKWFRQATLV, from the coding sequence ATGGCTCCTCTCACTCGTCAGCAACACCGTTATGCCCGACTCATTGCAGTACCTGTAGCTGCATTTGTCGCATCCCACCTGGTATTTTATCGGCACTTTCCTTACGAAATCAGCTACCAGTTTCCGTGGGCTTACTTTCTCACGGTGTCGACGGTAATGCTCAGTTGCTGGGAAGTCAATCTGGCCGTTTTCCGCTATCTGGATCAACGATCTCCTTTCTACCGAAACCCGGTCAGGCGGGTTCAGCAACAGATTCTGCTGGGTGGTATAGCGACTATGCTCACCTTTTCGGTAGTCTTTCCAGTCGCAATCAGGCTCTATTCGGGCAACTGGCCTTCACTGCCTATCGTTACATCAGGCGTTTTTGTTTGTGCCACCATTGCTACCGTCGTTAATGGAGCCTACGTAGGTCTATATTTACTACAAACCATTTATCTCGAAAAGCAACAGAGCACCGATGAGGTGAATGCTCAGTTAAAGCAGCTACAACTCCCTTCATCGCCTTCATCCATTCTGATTGAAACCGGAACACGGCAGATTCGTTTAGTACCCGATGAGATTGCTTACTTCTACTCAACTGGAGGAGTGGTGTTACTCACCAGAGCAGACGGTCAGCAGGTCACGACTGCCTATAACTCGTTCAATAAACTGGAGAACCAATTACCTGCTGCTTTCTTTCAGCTTAACCGTCAGTTTATCGTACATCTAAATGCAATTCGATCGGTTCAGGATGATAGTAACCAGAAGCTTATTGTCGACCTGGTGCCTGCTCTCCACAAAAATCAACCCTACGAACAGGTTGTCATTAGTCGCTATCGCAGGGCTGAATTTAAAAAGTGGTTTCGTCAAGCCACTTTAGTCTGA
- a CDS encoding DUF1800 domain-containing protein: MALLDAYTQPLTAAQVGHLLRRTTFGPTPEQIKTLTGQTANQIVTKLLADQPAPDPPLDLTTGKVFHDQPFDTVNAGKRNVYIKNWWANLMLNQPVSVLEKMTLFWSNHFVTNTATVNDYRYMYRYNTLLRQQALGNFKAFTIAITQDPAMLRFLNGNQNVVGTANENYARELQELFTIGRKGGYTEDDVRVAAKVLTGWADIGYRDAVNAAISSTFRANRHDTTDKTFSATYQNTVIKGRSVASAGLDELTDLIDMILRNAETPRYICRRLYLWFVNSDITPDIETNVIQPLGDLFRKNNFEIKPVLTALFQSQHFFDENLRGALIKSPTDLVMGTLRFWGMLAPDPKQNITAFYQVGNYAYARLKEQQQDLLDPPTVFGWTAYYQTGYYQQWINSTTLGLRGSFGDSLTNGALKLAGKPVVDILSYVKTLSDPTDPAKLVNDMTAQLLAIPLAQTLKDFLTDTILLNSIPRYEWTGEWNDYVKNPNDAAKKQAVQLKLTNFLQYIFRMAEYQVS, translated from the coding sequence GTGGCTTTACTCGATGCGTATACGCAACCTCTGACAGCAGCACAAGTCGGCCATTTGCTCCGGCGAACGACGTTTGGCCCCACTCCCGAACAGATCAAAACCCTGACGGGCCAAACGGCCAACCAGATCGTTACCAAACTTTTGGCCGATCAACCAGCTCCTGACCCTCCGCTGGATCTCACAACCGGCAAAGTCTTTCACGACCAACCGTTCGACACGGTAAATGCGGGCAAACGAAATGTGTATATCAAAAACTGGTGGGCAAATCTTATGCTTAACCAGCCCGTTTCGGTACTTGAAAAAATGACCTTGTTCTGGTCAAATCACTTCGTGACCAATACGGCAACAGTCAATGACTATCGGTACATGTATCGATATAATACGTTACTCAGGCAACAGGCACTGGGAAATTTCAAGGCATTCACAATAGCCATTACGCAGGACCCGGCTATGCTCCGGTTTCTGAACGGAAATCAAAACGTAGTTGGAACTGCCAATGAAAACTACGCTCGGGAGCTTCAGGAGTTGTTTACCATCGGCCGCAAGGGTGGCTATACCGAAGATGATGTTCGGGTAGCGGCAAAAGTGCTTACTGGCTGGGCCGATATAGGCTATCGAGACGCGGTGAATGCCGCTATTAGCAGTACATTCCGGGCCAATCGGCACGATACGACGGATAAAACGTTTTCGGCAACCTATCAGAATACCGTCATCAAAGGGCGGTCGGTGGCCAGTGCCGGGCTGGATGAGTTGACTGATCTGATCGACATGATCCTTCGAAATGCGGAAACACCACGCTACATCTGCCGACGGCTCTATCTCTGGTTTGTTAATTCGGACATCACACCAGATATTGAAACAAACGTTATTCAACCCCTGGGCGACCTCTTCAGAAAAAACAATTTTGAGATCAAACCTGTATTGACTGCCCTGTTTCAGAGCCAGCACTTTTTCGATGAGAATTTGCGGGGTGCTCTCATCAAATCGCCAACCGATCTGGTTATGGGAACGTTGCGATTCTGGGGAATGCTGGCCCCCGACCCTAAGCAGAACATAACGGCTTTTTATCAGGTTGGCAATTACGCATACGCCCGTCTGAAAGAGCAGCAACAGGATCTGCTAGACCCACCAACCGTGTTTGGCTGGACGGCTTACTACCAAACGGGATATTACCAGCAGTGGATTAATTCAACAACATTAGGTCTGCGTGGCAGTTTCGGTGATTCGCTCACCAACGGGGCTTTAAAACTGGCGGGCAAACCTGTTGTCGATATACTGAGCTATGTCAAAACCCTGTCGGACCCAACCGATCCGGCTAAGCTGGTAAACGACATGACAGCCCAGCTATTAGCCATTCCGCTCGCCCAAACACTGAAAGATTTTCTGACCGATACGATCCTGCTCAACTCCATTCCGCGCTATGAATGGACCGGCGAATGGAACGACTATGTCAAAAATCCGAACGATGCGGCCAAGAAACAGGCCGTTCAACTGAAGCTGACCAATTTTCTACAGTACATTTTCCGCATGGCCGAGTATCAGGTAAGTTAA